Proteins encoded within one genomic window of Macaca fascicularis isolate 582-1 chromosome 16, T2T-MFA8v1.1:
- the BTBD17 gene encoding BTB/POZ domain-containing protein 17 isoform X1 — protein MPRRGYSKPGSWGSFWAMLTLVGLVTRAAGRSPPPTEVLGPDALSGCAVLLPAAAQRADVGGEAAGTSINHSQAVLQRLQELLRQGNASDVVLRVQAVGTDEVRVFHAHRLLLGLHSELFRELLSNQSEAVLQEPRDCAAVFDKFIRYLYCGELTVLLTQAIPLHRLATKYGVASLQRGVADYMRAHLAGGAGPAVGWYHYAVGTGDEALRESCLQFLAWNLSAVVASAEWGAVSPELLWQLLQRSDLVLQDELELFQALEAWLGRARPPPAVAERALRAIRYPMIPPAQLFQLQARSAALARHGPAVADLLLQAYQFHAASPLHYAKFFDVNGSAFLPRNYLAPAWGAPWVINNPARDDRSTSFQTQLGPSGHDAGRRVTWNVLFSPRWLPVSLRPVYADAAGTALPAARPEDGRPRLVVTPASSGGDAAGVSFQKTVLVGARQQGRLLVRHAYSFHQSSEEAGDFLAHADLQRRNSEYLVENALHLHLIVKPVYHTLIRTPK, from the exons ATGCCTAGGAGAGGCTACTCCAAGCCTGGGTCCTGGGGCAGCTTCTGGGCCATGCTGACCTTGGTGGGCCTGGTCACACGTGCAG CTGGTCGCTCTCCACCCCCGACTGAGGTCCTGGGCCCGGACGCCCTCTCAGGCTGTGCTGTGCTCCTTCCTGCTGCAGCCCAGAGAGCCGATGTTGGTGGGGAGGCAGCTGGCACCTCCATCAACCACTCCCAGGCGGTGCTCCAGCGCTTGCAGGAGCTGCTGCGACAGGGCAACGCCAGTGACGTGGTTCTGCGGGTGCAGGCTGTGGGCACCGACGAGGTCCGGGTCTTCCACGCCCACCGCCTGCTGCTGGGACTGCACAGCGAGCTGTTCCGGGAGCTGCTGAGTAACCAGAGCGAGGCGGTGCTGCAGGAGCCACGGGACTGCGCCGCGGTCTTCGACAAGTTCATCAG GTACCTGTACTGCGGGGAGCTGACTGTGCTGCTGACCCAGGCCATCCCCCTGCACAGGTTGGCCACCAAGTACGGCGTGGCCTCCCTGCAGCGCGGCGTGGCCGACTACATGCGCGCGCACCTGGCGGGAGGCGCGGGCCCGGCGGTGGGCTGGTACCACTACGCGGTGGGCACCGGGGACGAGGCCCTGCGTGAGAGCTGCCTGCAGTTCCTTGCCTGGAACCTGTCGGCCGTGGTGGCCAGCGCCGAATGGGGCGCCGTGAGCCCCGAGCTGCTGTGGCAGCTCCTGCAACGCTCGGACCTGGTGCTGCAGGACGAACTGGAGCTGTTCCAAGCGCTGGAGGCCTGGCTGGGTCGCGCGCGGCCGCCCCCTGCCGTGGCCGAGCGGGCGCTGCGCGCCATCCGCTACCCCATGATCCCACCGGCACAACTGTTCCAACTGCAGGCGCGCTCGGCTGCCCTGGCGCGCCACGGCCCCGCGGTGGCCGACCTCCTGCTGCAGGCCTACCAGTTCCACGCCGCGTCGCCGCTGCACTACGCCAAGTTCTTCGACGTCAACGGCAGCGCCTTCCTGCCCCGCAACTACCTCGCGCCAGCCTGGGGCGCCCCGTGGGTCATCAACAACCCGGCCCGCGACGACCGCAGCACCAGCTTCCAGACGCAGCTGGGCCCGAGTGGCCACGACGCGGGCCGCCGGGTCACCTGGAACGTGCTCTTCTCGCCGCGCTGGCTGCCCGTCAGTCTGCGGCCCGTTTACGCGGACGCCGCGGGCACAGCGCTGCCCGCCGCGCGCCCCGAGGACGGCCGACCGCGGCTGGTGGTGACGCCGGCCAGCAGCGGCGGCGACGCGGCGGGCGTGAGCTTCCAGAAGACCGTGCTGGTGGGGGCGCGCCAGCAGGGCCGCCTGTTGGTCCGCCACGCCTACAGCTTCCACCAGAGCAGCGAGGAGGCCGGCGACTTCCTGGCGCACGCCGACCTGCAGCGGCGCAACTCAGAGTACCTGGTGGAGAACGCCCTGCACCTGCACCTCATCGTCAAGCCCGTATACCACACCCTTATCCGGACCCCCAAGTAG
- the BTBD17 gene encoding BTB/POZ domain-containing protein 17 isoform X3, whose translation MPRRGYSKPGSWGSFWAMLTLVGLVTRAAQRADVGGEAAGTSINHSQAVLQRLQELLRQGNASDVVLRVQAVGTDEVRVFHAHRLLLGLHSELFRELLSNQSEAVLQEPRDCAAVFDKFIRYLYCGELTVLLTQAIPLHRLATKYGVASLQRGVADYMRAHLAGGAGPAVGWYHYAVGTGDEALRESCLQFLAWNLSAVVASAEWGAVSPELLWQLLQRSDLVLQDELELFQALEAWLGRARPPPAVAERALRAIRYPMIPPAQLFQLQARSAALARHGPAVADLLLQAYQFHAASPLHYAKFFDVNGSAFLPRNYLAPAWGAPWVINNPARDDRSTSFQTQLGPSGHDAGRRVTWNVLFSPRWLPVSLRPVYADAAGTALPAARPEDGRPRLVVTPASSGGDAAGVSFQKTVLVGARQQGRLLVRHAYSFHQSSEEAGDFLAHADLQRRNSEYLVENALHLHLIVKPVYHTLIRTPK comes from the exons ATGCCTAGGAGAGGCTACTCCAAGCCTGGGTCCTGGGGCAGCTTCTGGGCCATGCTGACCTTGGTGGGCCTGGTCACACGTGCAG CCCAGAGAGCCGATGTTGGTGGGGAGGCAGCTGGCACCTCCATCAACCACTCCCAGGCGGTGCTCCAGCGCTTGCAGGAGCTGCTGCGACAGGGCAACGCCAGTGACGTGGTTCTGCGGGTGCAGGCTGTGGGCACCGACGAGGTCCGGGTCTTCCACGCCCACCGCCTGCTGCTGGGACTGCACAGCGAGCTGTTCCGGGAGCTGCTGAGTAACCAGAGCGAGGCGGTGCTGCAGGAGCCACGGGACTGCGCCGCGGTCTTCGACAAGTTCATCAG GTACCTGTACTGCGGGGAGCTGACTGTGCTGCTGACCCAGGCCATCCCCCTGCACAGGTTGGCCACCAAGTACGGCGTGGCCTCCCTGCAGCGCGGCGTGGCCGACTACATGCGCGCGCACCTGGCGGGAGGCGCGGGCCCGGCGGTGGGCTGGTACCACTACGCGGTGGGCACCGGGGACGAGGCCCTGCGTGAGAGCTGCCTGCAGTTCCTTGCCTGGAACCTGTCGGCCGTGGTGGCCAGCGCCGAATGGGGCGCCGTGAGCCCCGAGCTGCTGTGGCAGCTCCTGCAACGCTCGGACCTGGTGCTGCAGGACGAACTGGAGCTGTTCCAAGCGCTGGAGGCCTGGCTGGGTCGCGCGCGGCCGCCCCCTGCCGTGGCCGAGCGGGCGCTGCGCGCCATCCGCTACCCCATGATCCCACCGGCACAACTGTTCCAACTGCAGGCGCGCTCGGCTGCCCTGGCGCGCCACGGCCCCGCGGTGGCCGACCTCCTGCTGCAGGCCTACCAGTTCCACGCCGCGTCGCCGCTGCACTACGCCAAGTTCTTCGACGTCAACGGCAGCGCCTTCCTGCCCCGCAACTACCTCGCGCCAGCCTGGGGCGCCCCGTGGGTCATCAACAACCCGGCCCGCGACGACCGCAGCACCAGCTTCCAGACGCAGCTGGGCCCGAGTGGCCACGACGCGGGCCGCCGGGTCACCTGGAACGTGCTCTTCTCGCCGCGCTGGCTGCCCGTCAGTCTGCGGCCCGTTTACGCGGACGCCGCGGGCACAGCGCTGCCCGCCGCGCGCCCCGAGGACGGCCGACCGCGGCTGGTGGTGACGCCGGCCAGCAGCGGCGGCGACGCGGCGGGCGTGAGCTTCCAGAAGACCGTGCTGGTGGGGGCGCGCCAGCAGGGCCGCCTGTTGGTCCGCCACGCCTACAGCTTCCACCAGAGCAGCGAGGAGGCCGGCGACTTCCTGGCGCACGCCGACCTGCAGCGGCGCAACTCAGAGTACCTGGTGGAGAACGCCCTGCACCTGCACCTCATCGTCAAGCCCGTATACCACACCCTTATCCGGACCCCCAAGTAG
- the BTBD17 gene encoding BTB/POZ domain-containing protein 17 isoform X4, whose protein sequence is MRAHLAGGAGPAVGWYHYAVGTGDEALRESCLQFLAWNLSAVVASAEWGAVSPELLWQLLQRSDLVLQDELELFQALEAWLGRARPPPAVAERALRAIRYPMIPPAQLFQLQARSAALARHGPAVADLLLQAYQFHAASPLHYAKFFDVNGSAFLPRNYLAPAWGAPWVINNPARDDRSTSFQTQLGPSGHDAGRRVTWNVLFSPRWLPVSLRPVYADAAGTALPAARPEDGRPRLVVTPASSGGDAAGVSFQKTVLVGARQQGRLLVRHAYSFHQSSEEAGDFLAHADLQRRNSEYLVENALHLHLIVKPVYHTLIRTPK, encoded by the coding sequence ATGCGCGCGCACCTGGCGGGAGGCGCGGGCCCGGCGGTGGGCTGGTACCACTACGCGGTGGGCACCGGGGACGAGGCCCTGCGTGAGAGCTGCCTGCAGTTCCTTGCCTGGAACCTGTCGGCCGTGGTGGCCAGCGCCGAATGGGGCGCCGTGAGCCCCGAGCTGCTGTGGCAGCTCCTGCAACGCTCGGACCTGGTGCTGCAGGACGAACTGGAGCTGTTCCAAGCGCTGGAGGCCTGGCTGGGTCGCGCGCGGCCGCCCCCTGCCGTGGCCGAGCGGGCGCTGCGCGCCATCCGCTACCCCATGATCCCACCGGCACAACTGTTCCAACTGCAGGCGCGCTCGGCTGCCCTGGCGCGCCACGGCCCCGCGGTGGCCGACCTCCTGCTGCAGGCCTACCAGTTCCACGCCGCGTCGCCGCTGCACTACGCCAAGTTCTTCGACGTCAACGGCAGCGCCTTCCTGCCCCGCAACTACCTCGCGCCAGCCTGGGGCGCCCCGTGGGTCATCAACAACCCGGCCCGCGACGACCGCAGCACCAGCTTCCAGACGCAGCTGGGCCCGAGTGGCCACGACGCGGGCCGCCGGGTCACCTGGAACGTGCTCTTCTCGCCGCGCTGGCTGCCCGTCAGTCTGCGGCCCGTTTACGCGGACGCCGCGGGCACAGCGCTGCCCGCCGCGCGCCCCGAGGACGGCCGACCGCGGCTGGTGGTGACGCCGGCCAGCAGCGGCGGCGACGCGGCGGGCGTGAGCTTCCAGAAGACCGTGCTGGTGGGGGCGCGCCAGCAGGGCCGCCTGTTGGTCCGCCACGCCTACAGCTTCCACCAGAGCAGCGAGGAGGCCGGCGACTTCCTGGCGCACGCCGACCTGCAGCGGCGCAACTCAGAGTACCTGGTGGAGAACGCCCTGCACCTGCACCTCATCGTCAAGCCCGTATACCACACCCTTATCCGGACCCCCAAGTAG
- the BTBD17 gene encoding BTB/POZ domain-containing protein 17 isoform X2, which translates to MAASGPGAPRLFSREPETFQGEARLALLGAQRADVGGEAAGTSINHSQAVLQRLQELLRQGNASDVVLRVQAVGTDEVRVFHAHRLLLGLHSELFRELLSNQSEAVLQEPRDCAAVFDKFIRYLYCGELTVLLTQAIPLHRLATKYGVASLQRGVADYMRAHLAGGAGPAVGWYHYAVGTGDEALRESCLQFLAWNLSAVVASAEWGAVSPELLWQLLQRSDLVLQDELELFQALEAWLGRARPPPAVAERALRAIRYPMIPPAQLFQLQARSAALARHGPAVADLLLQAYQFHAASPLHYAKFFDVNGSAFLPRNYLAPAWGAPWVINNPARDDRSTSFQTQLGPSGHDAGRRVTWNVLFSPRWLPVSLRPVYADAAGTALPAARPEDGRPRLVVTPASSGGDAAGVSFQKTVLVGARQQGRLLVRHAYSFHQSSEEAGDFLAHADLQRRNSEYLVENALHLHLIVKPVYHTLIRTPK; encoded by the exons ATGGCTGCCAGTGGTCCTGGAGCCCCTCGCCTATTCTCCAGAGAGCCTGAAACTTTCCAGGGAGAGGCACGGCTAGCCCTGCTGGGTG CCCAGAGAGCCGATGTTGGTGGGGAGGCAGCTGGCACCTCCATCAACCACTCCCAGGCGGTGCTCCAGCGCTTGCAGGAGCTGCTGCGACAGGGCAACGCCAGTGACGTGGTTCTGCGGGTGCAGGCTGTGGGCACCGACGAGGTCCGGGTCTTCCACGCCCACCGCCTGCTGCTGGGACTGCACAGCGAGCTGTTCCGGGAGCTGCTGAGTAACCAGAGCGAGGCGGTGCTGCAGGAGCCACGGGACTGCGCCGCGGTCTTCGACAAGTTCATCAG GTACCTGTACTGCGGGGAGCTGACTGTGCTGCTGACCCAGGCCATCCCCCTGCACAGGTTGGCCACCAAGTACGGCGTGGCCTCCCTGCAGCGCGGCGTGGCCGACTACATGCGCGCGCACCTGGCGGGAGGCGCGGGCCCGGCGGTGGGCTGGTACCACTACGCGGTGGGCACCGGGGACGAGGCCCTGCGTGAGAGCTGCCTGCAGTTCCTTGCCTGGAACCTGTCGGCCGTGGTGGCCAGCGCCGAATGGGGCGCCGTGAGCCCCGAGCTGCTGTGGCAGCTCCTGCAACGCTCGGACCTGGTGCTGCAGGACGAACTGGAGCTGTTCCAAGCGCTGGAGGCCTGGCTGGGTCGCGCGCGGCCGCCCCCTGCCGTGGCCGAGCGGGCGCTGCGCGCCATCCGCTACCCCATGATCCCACCGGCACAACTGTTCCAACTGCAGGCGCGCTCGGCTGCCCTGGCGCGCCACGGCCCCGCGGTGGCCGACCTCCTGCTGCAGGCCTACCAGTTCCACGCCGCGTCGCCGCTGCACTACGCCAAGTTCTTCGACGTCAACGGCAGCGCCTTCCTGCCCCGCAACTACCTCGCGCCAGCCTGGGGCGCCCCGTGGGTCATCAACAACCCGGCCCGCGACGACCGCAGCACCAGCTTCCAGACGCAGCTGGGCCCGAGTGGCCACGACGCGGGCCGCCGGGTCACCTGGAACGTGCTCTTCTCGCCGCGCTGGCTGCCCGTCAGTCTGCGGCCCGTTTACGCGGACGCCGCGGGCACAGCGCTGCCCGCCGCGCGCCCCGAGGACGGCCGACCGCGGCTGGTGGTGACGCCGGCCAGCAGCGGCGGCGACGCGGCGGGCGTGAGCTTCCAGAAGACCGTGCTGGTGGGGGCGCGCCAGCAGGGCCGCCTGTTGGTCCGCCACGCCTACAGCTTCCACCAGAGCAGCGAGGAGGCCGGCGACTTCCTGGCGCACGCCGACCTGCAGCGGCGCAACTCAGAGTACCTGGTGGAGAACGCCCTGCACCTGCACCTCATCGTCAAGCCCGTATACCACACCCTTATCCGGACCCCCAAGTAG
- the GPR142 gene encoding probable G-protein coupled receptor 142: protein MLTESCGDPQEKPQVTQDSGPQSMGLEGRETAGQPRVTLLPTPNGSGLSQEFESHWPEIPERSPCVAGVIPVIYYSVLLGLGLPVSLLTAVALGRLATRTRKPSYYYLLALTASDIIIQVVIVFAGFLLQGALLARQVPQVVVRMANILEFAANHASVWIAILLTVDRYTALCHPLHHRAASSPGRTRRAIAAVLSAALLTGIPFYWWLDVWRDADSPSTLDEVLKWAHCLTVYFIPCGVFLVTNSAIIHRLRRRGQSGLQPRVGKSTAILLGITTLFTLLWAPRVFVMLYHMYVAPVHRDWRVHLALDVANMVAMLNTAVNFGLYCFVSKTFRATVRQVIHDAYLPCTLASQPEGMAAKPVIEPPGLPRGAEV from the exons ATGCTGACAGAGAGCTGCGGGGACCCTCAGGAAAAGCCACAGGTGACCCAGGACTCAGGGCCCCAGAGCATGGGGCTTGAGGGACGAGAGACAG CTGGCCAGCCACGAGTGACCCTGCTGCCCACACCCAACGGCAGCGGgctgagccaggagtttgaaagccACTGGCCAGAGATCCCAGAGAGGTCCCCGTGTGTAGCCGGCGTCATCCCTGTCATCTACTACAGTGTCCTGCTGGGCCTGGGGCTGCCTG TCAGCCTCCTGACCGCAGTGGCCCTGGGCCGCCTTGCCACCAGGACCAGGAAGCCCTCCTACTACTACCTTCTGGCACTCACGGCCTCGGATATCATCATCCAGGTGGTCATCGTGTTCGCGGGCTTCCTCCTGCAGGGAGCCTTGCTGGCCCGCCAGGTGCCCCAGGTTGTGGTGCGCATGGCCAATATCCTGGAGTTTGCTGCCAACCACGCCTCAGTCTGGATCGCCATCCTGCTCACAGTTGACCGCTACACTGCCCTGTGCCACCCCCTGCACCATCGGGCCGCCTCGTCCCCAGGCCGGACCCGCCGGGCCATTGCTGCTGTCCTGAGTGCTGCCCTGTTGACCGGCATCCCCTTCTACTGGTGGCTGGACGTGTGGAGAGACGCCGACTCACCCAGCACTCTGGACGAGGTCCTCAAGTGGGCTCACTGTCTCACTGTCTATTTCATCCCTTGTGGTGTGTTCCTGGTCACCAACTCGGCCATCATCCACCGTCTACGGAGGAGGGGCCAGAGTGGGCTGCAGCCCCGGGTGGGCAAGAGCACAGCCATCCTCTTGGGCATCACCACACTGTTCACCCTCCTGTGGGCACCCCGGGTCTTTGTCATGCTCTACCACATGTATGTGGCCCCTGTCCACCGGGACTGGAGGGTCCACCTGGCCTTGgatgtggccaacatggtggccaTGCTCAATACGGCAGTCAACTTTGGCCTCTACTGCTTTGTCAGCAAGACTTTCCGGGCCACTGTCCGACAGGTCATCCACGATGCCTACCTGCCCTGCACTTTGGCATCACAGCCAGAGGGCATGGCGGCAAAGCCTGTGATAGAGCCTCCGGGACTCCCCAGAGGGGCAGAAGTGTAG